One Clostridia bacterium genomic window, TTACGATCTTATCAACGACATGTGAATACGCAAAAGAAACTCTCGGCATCGGAAATCCGAATCCGGTCGTCGGCTGGAAGCTTTCGGGCGGCGAAGGAGCGCGCCAGACCGCCTACCGCGTCGAAGTTTTCGACGAGGACGGCGGGGCGGTCTGGGATTCCGGAAAGATCGCTTCCGACGCGCAGTTCGGTATCGGAATCAGGCCCGAGCGTCCGCTTCGCCCGATGAGCGAATACTCCTTCACCGTGACGGTGTGGGACGAAAACGACGCGCAGTCGCCCTCCGTTTCATCAAGCTTTGTCACAGGCTTCTTCAAGTCCCACCAATGGCGCGGCGACTGGCTGAGAATATGGCATTACGGTTCCGTTCACTTTTTCAGGCGCGAGTTTACGCTCGGCAGCGCGTCCGATATACGCTATGCTTACGCGTTTATCGGCGCGTTCGGCGACAAGGGCAATTCCTGCGTGCCGTTTATCAACGGCGAACGCATCGGCGACCTGCCGCTCTTCCCCGGCGCGAGCGAATACTTTACCGCGCAGTACGTCTGCCGCGACGTAAAGCCGTTGCTGAAAGAAGGCACGAACGCAGTCGGCCTTATGCTCGCGCGGACGTCGTCGATAATTATCAAAATCAAGTATAACGACGGTTCGGAAGTCTTCGTCGACTGCCGCCGGTCAGAGTGGAAATCAAAGACCGGAGGCGGCTACAGGCTCGGATACGACGAGAGCATGCAGCACGGCAAATTCGAGGAGTTCGACGCGCGCGAGGCGTTCCACGGCTGGGCCGAAGCCGGATTCGACGATTCCGGCTGGGAGCCCGCGGGCGAGACGAACCCGATAATCGACCTCGCTCCGCTATTTCTTCGTCCGCAGCTTTGCGCGGTCAAAAGCGGCGAAGAGTTATCGCCAGCGGCGATAACGGATCGCGGCGGCGTAAAGCTTGTCGATTTCGGAACTAACCTCGCCGGCTTCGTCAGCGTCCGCATGAAAGGCAAGCCGGGCGAAACCGTCACGCTCCGCTTCGCGGAAAAGCTCGGTGAAGACGGCGCTCCCGTCTTCCCAGACTGGCGCGGCGCGTATAACAAATACACCTTCGCGACGGACGGCGTTGAGGAATACGCCCCATGCTTTATGTACACCGGCTTCCGCTGCGTCTGCGTTTACGGCGACGCGGAAATCGTTTCCGTAACCGCGCGTCCGATACACAGCGACATGCTCGGCGACTCGCGCTTCGAATGCTCCGACGGTGAGATCAACGCGATATGCGAAGCGGCGCGGAAAAGCTTCCTTTCCAACCTCGTAAACATACCGACGGACTGTCCCGAACGCGAACGCCGCGGCTGGACCGCCGACGCTTACGCCGTTTGCGAGGCGGAGTGCGTGAGCTTTGACGCTCACGTCTTCTACTCGCAATGGCTCGAAAGCATGCACGACAGCCAGCGCGGGAACGGGTGGATACCCGTCGAGCTTCCGATGCCGACGGACGACTGTATCGATGTCAACTGGCCCGCAGCGGCGGTGTTCATCCCTTATACGCTTTACCGGCAGTACGCGGACGCGCGGCTCGTAAGGCGGTTCATGCCGATGATGAAGGCGTGGGTGTCGCTGCTC contains:
- a CDS encoding family 78 glycoside hydrolase catalytic domain; the encoded protein is MPLTILSTTCEYAKETLGIGNPNPVVGWKLSGGEGARQTAYRVEVFDEDGGAVWDSGKIASDAQFGIGIRPERPLRPMSEYSFTVTVWDENDAQSPSVSSSFVTGFFKSHQWRGDWLRIWHYGSVHFFRREFTLGSASDIRYAYAFIGAFGDKGNSCVPFINGERIGDLPLFPGASEYFTAQYVCRDVKPLLKEGTNAVGLMLARTSSIIIKIKYNDGSEVFVDCRRSEWKSKTGGGYRLGYDESMQHGKFEEFDAREAFHGWAEAGFDDSGWEPAGETNPIIDLAPLFLRPQLCAVKSGEELSPAAITDRGGVKLVDFGTNLAGFVSVRMKGKPGETVTLRFAEKLGEDGAPVFPDWRGAYNKYTFATDGVEEYAPCFMYTGFRCVCVYGDAEIVSVTARPIHSDMLGDSRFECSDGEINAICEAARKSFLSNLVNIPTDCPERERRGWTADAYAVCEAECVSFDAHVFYSQWLESMHDSQRGNGWIPVELPMPTDDCIDVNWPAAAVFIPYTLYRQYADARLVRRFMPMMKAWVSLLEEICDGNYEIAESYMSYKDWIAAEPASPRFLSSVYFFRCADLLAELAEAVGERADAEYFSALAQRIRAAINKRYLAVSGAEAYYDNGSQSANAHALCFGVCPDELRSAVTESLVSDVERNRTSTCGFMGTACILEALSENGRSDAAYRLIKNRNQGGWLYLIESCGATTFPEHFNGGGSQNHAFLGSAPALWAYKRLAGISPELPGYKRVRIEPYIPDDMEFASATIETLYGDISASWKKENGAVTLDVTLPPNVSGTVVFGGGSYEIDSGSYSYSA